Within the Clostridiales bacterium genome, the region AAGGAGGGGGATGTGATCAAAAAAGTAAAGGGGAGTTTTATTGTGGACAGGGAGGAAACAAAGAAGAGAAAATCAAAAATACTAAAAGACACAAAAGATTTGTGGACTTAATTTTTTGATTTTTAAGAAATGTTATTGTATAATATAGTCTATATTAATCCTTTATTAAGGGGAATGAAGATGGAGAAGAGAATAACATTTAGCAAAAAGAGAATCTTATGGATTGTTATCACATGTATAATGATACCTATTTTGGCATATTGCATATATTTTACTTATCTATTATATTTCAGAAAATCCCCCACAATAGTAAAAACTTCTATAAACTCCGATGAAGAATCGATGGGGCAGCTTTTGGATGTGCCGAATGAAAAGGAGAGCGGAGTTGAGAATATTGTGCTTTTCGGTGTGGACAACAGGACTCCTACCGAGCACGGAAGAACGGATTCAATAATAATAGCAACCATAGATAAAAATTCAAAGGCGATAAAATTAATTTCCCTTATGAGGGATTTATATGTTGATATCGGTAATGGGAAGTCTATGAACCGGATAAATTCCGCCTATTCCATAGGAGGACCTGAAATGGCCATAGATACTATAAACAATAATTTTGGGCTCGATTTGAAGTATTATGCGATAATTGATTTTGAGGCCTTTCAGGAGCTTGTGGATAAAATGGGCGGAATAGATATCGATGTCAAGGATTATGAACTAAAAGAAGTCAATAAGTATATATCTGAAGTCAATGGGAAAAATGCAACACTGTTAAAAGAAAGCGGATTTCAACATTTGAACGGCCAACAAGCCCTTTCCTATTCAAGAATCCGTAAAGTGGGCAATGGGGATTACGAAAGGACGGAAAGACAAAGGCTTGTCTTAAAATGCTTGATGGATAAGGCTAAAACTGTCAATGCTCTCAGAATCCCAGATCTTTTGACCACGCTTGTATCATATGTGCAGACGAATGTGCCTCTTCAAAATATTGTGAGTTTAGGCCTTTCAGCATATAAGTTTAATAATGCCGTACAAACATTAAGAGTGCCTGTTGATGGCTATTTTAATTCGCAAAGGGTGAATATAGGCGGTGACATGGCAGATGTTCTTGTCCCTGATGTAAAAGCAAATGGCCAGTTTATCAAAGAATTTATATATAATGTAAAAATTGCCGACAGCAAAGATGTTCCCATGTATATGCAGAATAACTTTCATGAAGATGACAGTATCGCACAGGAATCTTCAAAGCCAAAACCTAATATACCAAACTACAGCAGAAGATATGTTCAAAAGAATACGAAAGATAACAAGACGGAAAAAAAGGATTCCAAGAGCAAACCAGATAATGCAGTGGGCAATAACAGCGACAGTCTTAATGCACCAGGAAGCGTTATAGACAAGGGAAACAACAATGCCAATTTGCAGGATAAACCGCAGAGTGATGCACAAGATAAGGGTAAGTCCGATGTTCCCGCAGAAAACAAGCCGGCAGAAGAGAATAAGACATGAGATATAAGAACATGCGTCGATTATGCCCGGCATAGAATTGATGATGTTTCTTTGCATACTCGCATGACTTTAGTTATTAGATGTTCAAAATAGAGAATAAACACCATTGCATACAGGAAAACTTGCAAGAAAAATTAAGATTTTAATTTTTTTACTGCTGATTTCAAGTTAGCAGTTTTTTATATATAGAGGAGCTTTGATATGAGTATTTTTGCTGTGAGCGATTTGCATTTATCAGGTGTAAATCCCAAACCTATGGATATATTCGGTCAAAAATGGCAGAATCACTGGGACAAAATAAAAAATGCCTGGCAAAATAGCGTAAAGGAAGACGATACTGTATTAATTCCCGGCGATATTTCATGGGCGATGAGCTTAAAAGACGCAATGTACGATATAAATGATATATCAAAAATGCCTGGCAAAAAGATATTTTTACGCGGTAATCATGATTACTGGTGGGCGTCACCTGCAAAATTGAAAAGAACGCTTCCAGAAAATATAGACATAAT harbors:
- a CDS encoding LCP family protein; this translates as MEKRITFSKKRILWIVITCIMIPILAYCIYFTYLLYFRKSPTIVKTSINSDEESMGQLLDVPNEKESGVENIVLFGVDNRTPTEHGRTDSIIIATIDKNSKAIKLISLMRDLYVDIGNGKSMNRINSAYSIGGPEMAIDTINNNFGLDLKYYAIIDFEAFQELVDKMGGIDIDVKDYELKEVNKYISEVNGKNATLLKESGFQHLNGQQALSYSRIRKVGNGDYERTERQRLVLKCLMDKAKTVNALRIPDLLTTLVSYVQTNVPLQNIVSLGLSAYKFNNAVQTLRVPVDGYFNSQRVNIGGDMADVLVPDVKANGQFIKEFIYNVKIADSKDVPMYMQNNFHEDDSIAQESSKPKPNIPNYSRRYVQKNTKDNKTEKKDSKSKPDNAVGNNSDSLNAPGSVIDKGNNNANLQDKPQSDAQDKGKSDVPAENKPAEENKT
- a CDS encoding DUF3006 domain-containing protein; its protein translation is MKGVIDRFEGKYAVVEMDGGKMVNISMSEIESCAKEGDVIKKVKGSFIVDREETKKRKSKILKDTKDLWT